The sequence TCCATTTACCTGAAAGAGTAATATGCTTTAGCCAATCTGCCGAGGGCTCTGTCGTCCCCCAGGATCACCACTCGAGCAGTGGGCAGCTTATCCGGTCCACTAGGGACCTCCGTACTCTTTCCTGAGAATCTCTGTAGTGTCGCTGCCCGGCTTCCCTTGGGTGCTTTGGTGAGGTTTTGTAGAAGGACAGCAGAGTCCATGTCTGCACCTTTTTTCTTAATGCAAGGTTTCCTATGTAACTTGGTTGATTCTTTCTCCTCGGCCCCTGGCAAGTCTCTTTCTATGCCACTATCATTCGACCATACAGAGATGCGGTGTTGCTCATTGCCCTCCGAGTCCAGGGAGAGTTCTGGCTCCTTGACATATTCTGTCTCTGCATCTGTGGTCTCCCTCATGAAGAGCATCAGCTCCTTCCCTGATGGATAGAAAATCATTTATGATTATTAATATGATGCTATTAAAATTACCCCACGTGGCCATTATATTTCTGTACCGCTATGAGGCATTAGTAAAGACAAATCTAGATCTATATTTACACAGGTTTTctgtcacttaaagggaacctgtcaccagggacctccttttcacttaagacaggttgcagaagcccatcacaactGCAGTGCAcagatgcctttctgccttttataagcatttgcattacactatAATAGTGTGTTATAAGCTTGCACCCTGAcataatcctggggtagtcacagggactgggtttggtttggatgcatttaaaaaaataacatgtgacttgtctgtgttactcactcctcagatcttagccccccccAACTTTGTGCTCGAGTACAGCTCctacctctcccactgatgtcggcTCACCAGGCAGGATGTagcaggaaggaggagctgtacaggagcacaaagggggctaagatctgaggagtaagTAACACATACAAGTTATAAGTTATGCATAGAAAAGGCagggaggcatttttgcactgcatgtgtgatgggcttctgcaacctgtctttagtgaaaatgaggtctctttTTTTAATAACGACCTTCTTGTGTTCTTATGATTCCATGAAGTCAGAAGAAGCTTGTAATATTGTATTTTGGCACAGTCTACAGCAAGATGTCTCGTCTGCCTCATATGATGACTAGCGGCAGCTAAAATCGCTTAGGTTTTGGAGGGCGGAGAGCTGTCAGAAGTCTAGTCTGAACCAGCAGTCTCCATTCCTGAACCTAAGTCTGTGATCCTGACAGGCTTGCTTTCAGGAAAGATAACTTGCCAACATGGTAGCACACTTTTAATAGCATAGTTGCAGAACACCTCTTTAACCTTTCAATGATCATTGCTAGTGAAGTTGTAGTAGTACAGTGTGTGTAAGTGGTCATCACTGGTTATGAGAGAGTTGTTTGACGGTCAGTTCTCCTGTCCGTTTCTTCCCTCGCCCTCACCTTAGATTCCTGTGTCATTTGATGCATTTATTTATGTCCATCTTTCCAGAAAGACAGAGTTTAGTAAGAAAACTTGGAGGGGGGATTATGAGAAAGAGGTGTATTACTATTGATTAATGTTGAGTACTTTTAAAATGTTGTCACCATTAGTCCAAGCATTTGTTGGTTTTTAACGAACAGGCATTCAAGGAGGTAGTGTGCTGGACAAAGTTGCATGGCCATACCCAGCTGGCATTATCTTTGGGACATCATGATGGCCcctaatgtgggtaaatttttattttataaaatctatattttaTATTAGTATGTTTGAGGTTCAGTCACCATGCACACTGTAAATTTGACAGAAAATAATACACATCATTACATAGCTGGTCGTCGTCGGTCCAGAGATGAACGCTGAATTTTGGGCTGGGCAGCGGGATCCTCTGAAGCTTCGGTACAGGTGATTCTACGAGTATAAACAGTGAGATATGAAAATGTTGTCTCCAGCTATTTATTATGTtatgctttttatttattttaaggaAAATGATAAGGAATAAGGAAATCTTTGTTGCTGATAATAAAATGATTGTAATGCTAATTACTTTGGTTGACATTAGAGCATGGGGAAGCCTGAACTGCTACGGATTGGAACGGTTTCATCTTTAAGGGAGAATGCTGGTTCTTTTTGGGACCCAAGGATGGTCTTTTAGAGTATAGAGACCTTGTGGTGGGCCCTTCAATCCTGAATTTGCTGTAGAGTGTCAAACtgcccccctgctggtgtgatgatctaGGGAGAAAAGATATACAATCACCCCTAgcggtgataggaggacacactgccccctgctggtgtgatgatgtggaggcaaTGGTATAAGAtggtcacccctagaagtgataggaggacacacttccccctgctggtgtgatgatgtgggggccatggtataggacagtcacccctagaagtgacaggaggacacactaccccctgctggtgtgatgatgtgggagccatggtataggacagtcacccctagaagttacaggaggacacactgccccctgctggtgtgatgatgtgggggccatggtataggacagtcacccctagaagttacaggaggacacacttccccctgctgctgtggtgatgtgggggccatggtataggacagtcgccCCTAGAAGTtacaggaggacacactgccccctgctgctgtggtgatgtgggggccatggtataggacagtcgccCCTAGAAGTtacaggaggacacactgccccctgctggtgtgatgattttggagccatggtataggacagtcccccctagcagtgataggaggacacacttccCCCCTGCTGCTGtggtgatgtgggggccatggtataggacagtcacccctagaagttacaggaggacacactgccccctgctggtgtgatgatgtggaggccatggtataggacagtcgctcctagaagtgataggaggacacactgccccctgctggtgtgatgatgtgggggccatggtataggacagtaacccctagaagtgataggaggacacactgcaccctgctgatgtgatgatgtgggggccatggtataggacagtcacccctagaagtgacaggaggacacactaccccctgctggtgtgatgatgtggaggccatggtataggacagtcacccctagcagtgataggaggacacactgcaccctgctgatgtgatgatgtgggggccatggtataggacagtcacccctagaagtgataggaggacacactgcaccctgctgatgtgatgatgtgggggccatggtataggacagtcacccctagaagtgataggaggacacactgccccctgctgctgtggtgatgtgggggccatggtataggacagtcgccCCTAGAAGTTACAGGAGgacacactaccccctgctggtgtgatgatgtgggagccatggtataggacagtcacccctagaagtgacaggaggacacactaccccctgctggtgtgatgatgtgggagccatggtataggacagtcacccctagaagtgacaggaggacacactaccccctgctggtgtgatgatgtgggagccatggtataggacagtcacccctagaagtgataggaggacacactgccccctgctggtgtgatgatgtgggagccatggtataggacagtcacccctagaagttacaggaggacacactgccccctgctgctgtggtgatgtgggggccatggtataggacagtctccCCTAGAAGTtacaggaggacacactgccccctgctggtgtgatgatgtgggagccatggtataggacagtcacccctagaagtgataggaggacacacttccCCCCTGCTGCTGtggtgatgtgggggccatggtataggacagtcacccctagaagttacaggaggacacactgccccctgctggtgtgatgatgtggaggccatggtataggacagtcgctcctagaagtgataggaggacacactaccccctgctggtgtgatgatgtggaggccatggtataggacagtaacccctagaagtgataggaggacacactgcaccctgctgatgtgatgatgtgggggccatggtataggacagtcacccctagaagtgataggaggacacactgccccctgctggtgtgatgatgtgggagccatggtataggacagtcacccctagcagtgataggaggacacactgccccctgctggtgtgatgatgtgggggccatagtataggacagtcacccctagtcgtgataggaggacacactaccccctgctggtgtgatgatgtgggggccatggtataggacagtcacccctagaagtgataggaggacacactgccccctgatgtgggagccatggtataggacagttggTCACCCTAGTACTGATAATGCCACTAATGGCTCAAATATATGTGCAGGACCTCCTGCAGGGACATGTATCTCACGTTTTTGCTCGGCTTTCAACCTCAAGTCAGTTGTCAACTGCACAACTCAATCGGCTTCAAGGAATGTCATCCCCAGATTGCAAAATTTTCTTTTCTGCCCATTTTCCAGATTTATGAACAATTTTGCCAGCCAAGTGTGCAGGACCTACAGACCAAAGTGTaacatctgtggtagatgtgcatCACAATACCATGAAGAACCTGTAAGCCCATTTACACAAGCACTAACTGGGTTCTAGAGCCACGTATTGTATTTGTTTTCATTTATCATCATTACAGTCACACAGAGAAAGCTTCATTCCATCCCATGAGCTCCTTCCTTTCTATACTGTACCTTCTTGTGATGAAATGACTTTCTTATAGATCTCCCGCAGCCGTTCATTGTGTCTCTGCCTGGTGCCTGCATTGTCCTGCTCGCCTCGCTCCATCACGGATAGAACTTCTTGAAACCAGAGCTCCACCTCTTCCGTGGATTTATCCTGGAAAAACATATCCAATTTAATGTATTGGACTATGAACCAagattattatacatttttattaaattcatCCTTCCTATCACAGCCTCTTACCTTCATCACCTGTTGTAGCAATGCTATATCACAGTCTTTGCCAAGTGCAGCCTGGATGCAATTGGTTATGACATACGTCATACAGGATACAGGCGAGTGGGACATCTGACTGGCTTGCATTTCACGGAGAAGAGTATTGCATACAGCCTCCGATACCAGCGCTGGATCCAAAAACAGGAGCACCCTGCAGGTAACATATATGCTTAGTACAGTCCCCCTTGACTGTATCTCCTATATTTTTAgagtgttttaaaggggttttcccacaaacaaagttaggccctatccacaggatatggcctaatttgctgatcttgggggtctcagtgatgagacctccacagatcatgagaacaaggggtccgatggaacCTCAGTTGGACACCTCGTCGCTCCCTGATATTAatagagcagaatggtcatgcacggccgtcgcTCCCGGAGAGTAATGGGGCAGAACGTCATGTGCGACCATCTGCTCCTTTAATCTCTGGGAGCAACGAGTGGTCCAACTtaagtacctgggaccccatcggagcCCTCAtgggggggtctcatcactgagttaggccctgtcctgtggacttggttcatgggaaaacccttttaaatatacaatatattataaaGAAGTAAAAGTTGACTTACTTGTCTTGGTGGTGATTGACATCCCTCTGGAGGTTTTGCTCCAAAATCACCATCCTTTGATATGAAAAACCTGGAAAGCATCCAAACTAATATTTAATATGTTTAGTTGTATATCTGAAACACCGTACTCCTTTATAATATTCTCAGTTGCAGCTGGTAGAATCAGTAGTAAGACACTTAGTGGCTATCGGTAACTTGATATTATCACTAATATGCCCATTAGTAGCTGTAATGTGGGGAAATATCATATCTGTAATGTCTGTCCATGAGTAAATATATCTAGTTTTTGCTCATTATTAGCTGTATCGTCAGGTGAGATGGTAGCAGTAATGTCCATCAATACCACATTAATAGCAGTAATGTGAAGATAACATCCGCTAATGTGACCATTTACAGATGGCAGAACTAATAGGTACCTGGAACTTTCTTTTCAGTCTTTAGTCTTTGCGCATAGTCCAGACCAATCGTACAATATGGTTTAGGTAAAGTGAGGATCTTTTTGCAGAAGACATAAACTCGCTCATACAGTTCATCAGAGATATATGCAGCCTAAAATAGAAGTACCATATAATGACCAGGGTCTTACAATCACTTTATGGAGAATATGTAGCAATAATGACATTATTATGAGTCCTCATTCATGTTACCTTTGTGATGGCGTACATCAGAGTGTGTAGTAAAGGGATAATATAATGGAGATTGTCCTCCTGTTCTGCCTGGATTTAGAGGAGAAAGATTGTATTATAAGCATTTTAAACATGATCAGATGTGTTTATTTCTATTCCAAAAATGTCTGTTTTTGCCTTATTCTATTGTTTGCATATTGTCTGCTTAGGTCCCCCCTGCAATGGGAGAGTTGGAGCAGAATTTGTGAAAGATAAcctagggtgcaggtcttcaaaCGGCCGACCAAGCCACGATAAATCCACCAGACGAAATAGCAGCGAAGCAGCACGCCAAAAAAAGCGACGTTTCGccctctctataataataatggggcagatttacttgccaggtccatttgcgatccagcgaagCGTTCTTcatcgaggattcaggtcttccggcgattcactaaggtagtgcgcccgatgtccacaaggtgtcgctgctgcgctgaagtccgccggggttcgctggagttcaccgtcctatcttgggtgcaggtaagcgcgtgtcaagtgacacaatccgatcacgtgcgccaaaaatccggggcaatttggcgcaaatcgataattttcgggaaaccctacGTAATTTTCaggcccttcgtaaatgacccccattgtcttcattATTACATTGCTTTTTTTGTCACAGTGGAATAGATACCGTAAATAATTTTTTATGGAGTACTGCTTCGTTGCTATTTCTTCTGGCAAACAATAGAGTAGGCACATCTAGTCTCAGTGTAATGACCTGGTCTGGCCACTACAGAGATACTGGCGCTGTCAGCTTCAAGTCCTGTTTTCTGTATATCTGCTTCAAGCAGCTAATCTGTAGGTGTTGGACCCCGAACAGTCTGATATTAAGGACACATTCAATTCTTATATAATCAGTATTTTTTTGCCACTTCGGACAATTAGAATCACTGTATGAACTAGACAAACCTCAGTGTTTGATATCTACAAGACAAGTGACAAGACGcctaacagatttttttttttttgttctccaaAATAGAGACAATAGTCTTTATTATTATCGTATTGTCAAATGTCATCTGCCGGCTGCAGTCTGTGATACATTTAAATTGCCTTATTtaaattcttattattatttcctTGTTTTTCCATAAAGCTCTGTTCTATGTCATAAATATTAAGGAGATAAAATGCTCAATCCCTGTAGTGCATTTTTGGACCCACAAGTTATTGGGCTTCTTCTCTAGTTAGCCCCTGTAGTTTACTAACATGTATAGGCAAGCTAGAAAACAAGGCACCCAATAAAACCTATGAGCCCTGTAACTAGAAAAGGGGACCATATGAGAAGGTGACCTGTTACTAGGTGTATGCACCACATTTTTAAATTAATAGACTGTATACAAGTGCAAGatgatgttttttttgtgattttggtaGCATGACTCTTCCTGTAATCTGCATCAAGAGTCATCAAAACTTCTAAGGATTGCTTGTGTCTGTAAGATGGTCTCGCTAAACTCCAAATTTGCGTCCAGCAAAAGAAATCATCTCTGTATGGTTATTGGGAAATTTTTGGCAGATATGCGTAGGGCGCCATTCTTATCTATGATTACTGGAGGAAATGTTAGTTTGGCACCATCAGAGTTAACTAGTATCTGGAAGTTACAGTATTGAGATTATAATTAGTATTTTCTTCTTCCTGTTTTTAAGCCTCCACCTTCTTAGTGACCAAAAGTCATTTGCACTGTCCCGTAAACTAACCTCAATGGGAGTTTTTCCTTCCACAAAGCTTTCAGGAAATGCTACGGTAGTAAGCTCACAAAGCCCAAAAGACGCCTCTGCATTTTACTGCATAAGTATCAGGATAGAATACATATTGTTtcatgtctgtgtcacacatatGGTTCTCTTCACATCTACGTTGTTGGCTCTGTGCTATATTGGGTCACATATACGCTTCATATGTGACTGTAGGTAAAGTACCTAGCATTACTTTATCTTGCAGCCTGATTGCGAGACAAATCTTCAATTGTCTTGTTTTATGCAGGACATACAGTACATGGACTGATAGTGTGTGAGGATGAAGCCTGAGATGTCTGTGAAGTGCCTGGCAATTTTGGagataatggcccagatttattaaagcccttgctccagtttcctgtctgactttgcaagttcttttctaagcttgcacatgtatttaagaagtgtcctagACACAGACtgaactatacacaggcaaactgcacaatgtacacactgcacatagtacacattgcactggTTTTAGTAAGTGTTACCTCTACACCCCTCTCAGCGGGCACTGATGACCAGAGAAGCTGTGTAAAAATGTTTTACTTCTAGAAtgggatattttattttatttatttttaatatttgcatGCATCTCTTTACTGAGCAGAAGTTTGTGTTCATATAAAAATGCAACTTCATGCTGATGCTTATTCAGCATACGGCTCCCTATTCCCATTTCTATAGCATATTCTATGAAGGATTTAGGAAATGTTACTCTATTAAACATTCATACCTTCTCCAACTCTTTAATCAGAACTCCAACCATAATATTTCCGCTGTTTGGGTTGCGATCCAAGCTCTTGTGCAGCGTCCATCTCACCATTCCTGTCACAGAACAGTACCAAGTGTTATAAGAGAGAGAGCCCATGTTTTTGTAAGATTTTTGgcctattactttttttttttttcagacaactTTTTAAACTTACATCCAACTCATTTCAAACGTACATTATGAGTGACTCCAGTGGATAGTCCTTTTTGGATCACAAGCAACGGAACCAGAtgatgaacatattggggcagatttacttacccggcccattcgcgatccagcggcgcgttctctgtggtggattcgggtccagccgggattcattaaggtagttcctccgacgtccaccaggtggcgctgctgcgctgaagttccccggaacgcactggagttcaccgagccgggctgagtgaaggtaagtgcaagctctgcaacacatttttttaaaaaaatgcggcagtttttctgaatccgttgggttttcgtttggccacgccccccgatttccatcacgtgcatgccagcgccgatgcgccacaatccgatcgggtgcgccaaaatcccggggcaattcaggggaaatcggcgcaaatcggaaatattcgggtaacacgtcgggaaaacgcgaatcgggcccttagtaaatgccccccaatgtgGTCCATAATTCATGCTCTATACATCCTAAATTATTTAAGACACCAATATATAGGATTACATTCTAGAGCCTGGGATTATTGTCAGCCTATGTAGGCTCACATCCTTTCACTTTCTGTACCTACCCTCTATTGACTAGCAGGACTATAACTGAGCCATTATTAGGATCTACAGGGGGGAAATATGAAGAACTTTCATACTGTATTTTGGCAGAGGAACAACTTTAAAGGAAAGAGCCAGTTTTAttctaaaaacactttggcaatgttcacactattctctatgggagccagaaaaggggcacctgatgacaggttccctttaatttcaaacagttGACAGGTTTTAGAGAAATATAAGTTAGAATTTTGGGTCCAGCAACTTGTACATCCATCAGATCATTGGGGGCTCTTTAATCGTCTATCACATAACCAGGAAATTGCTTTTTGACAAGTGGTGTACTCCCTTAAGAACAAGCAAATGTAATTATTGCATCTTTAGGAAACAAAATATTACTGTTGTAAGGTGCTGGAGATttagtttttattcattttactATTTGTTTGCCTCTTGCACATAATTCTGCACCTCTCTACATAAAGCCCT comes from Engystomops pustulosus chromosome 6, aEngPut4.maternal, whole genome shotgun sequence and encodes:
- the PIK3R6 gene encoding phosphoinositide 3-kinase regulatory subunit 6 yields the protein MDLSATEADMVYQKVQAILRGLDIQQPTQQSDPGMVRWTLHKSLDRNPNSGNIMVGVLIKELEKAEQEDNLHYIIPLLHTLMYAITKAAYISDELYERVYVFCKKILTLPKPYCTIGLDYAQRLKTEKKVPGFSYQRMVILEQNLQRDVNHHQDKVLLFLDPALVSEAVCNTLLREMQASQMSHSPVSCMTYVITNCIQAALGKDCDIALLQQVMKDKSTEEVELWFQEVLSVMERGEQDNAGTRQRHNERLREIYKKVISSQEESPVPKLQRIPLPSPKFSVHLWTDDDQLWKELMLFMRETTDAETEYVKEPELSLDSEGNEQHRISVWSNDSGIERDLPGAEEKESTKLHRKPCIKKKGADMDSAVLLQNLTKAPKGSRAATLQRFSGKSTEVPSGPDKLPTARVVILGDDRALGRLAKAYYSFRKREARRPHRTLKANLQFYCIPIQGERTDTSADMEESPGISDMCELSAYLGQVDPWYDKNINTLYDRITKLALMPPCQARDSTSDPFILDVASYYLRFGLQPVFFQIYSVKIHFRDLTLEPVEDVFLTELKIDLQDCTFTKLNTITKKKTLVDSRGAGIQVHYQKALSSNREKEGSFLLRTSGAIIKSIPSDETDDLVCLNVYIDETGKSSSVRSALCKLNGLKTSSIQMRSLDLRTLTLQLDKDSRRVYTNVSSFEVSPCPEPGYSLQKMRASRVHGEGKEDCGLSRYMTKSLLLPINTFAGIIQ